The DNA sequence CAGAACCTCTCGAAGAGATATCCGAAATCGAGGAGATCCCACTGATCGAGCAGAAACAGCGTGCCGACGACGATTAAGATGACGCCCCACACCGGCGAATCCTTCTCGCGGGCCGGGGCGGGCTCGACGACTTCCTCCGGGACTCCGGCACGATTCAGCCGCCGCGCTTCCTGAACGGTGTACACCATCTGCGCAATCCAGGCGATGGGGATGAGAAAGCCGGCGTCGCCGTGGGTGTGATCGGCCAGTTGGCACATTCCCACGAACAGCATTGCAACCGTCAGGGCCTTGAAGTATTGCTGCAGGTAGAAGAGCCCGAGCCCCGGAACCACGGCGAGCCAGCCTGCCTTGCGGGGAGAGTATCGGTGCAATGGAAGGGGAGCCATGGCAGGAACCTGGACCGGCTGCTCGACCCGCTTCTCCAGGCACTCGCGGCAATAGGGCGACCCCTTGATCTCCACGGCGCAGGAGGCGCACAGCGCTCTGCCGCACAAACGGCAATCCGACAGGGCGTCCACTTCGGGATGGAAGGTGCACTTCATTCGAGTCGTCTCCTGAGGTTCGGGCCCTCTCCGGTGTGGATCAGGCGGATGCCGGGGCGTCGGTCACCTGCCGGCTGTTC is a window from the Candidatus Polarisedimenticolia bacterium genome containing:
- a CDS encoding DUF5668 domain-containing protein, translated to MKCTFHPEVDALSDCRLCGRALCASCAVEIKGSPYCRECLEKRVEQPVQVPAMAPLPLHRYSPRKAGWLAVVPGLGLFYLQQYFKALTVAMLFVGMCQLADHTHGDAGFLIPIAWIAQMVYTVQEARRLNRAGVPEEVVEPAPAREKDSPVWGVILIVVGTLFLLDQWDLLDFGYLFERFWPVLIIVLGIQMLLRARRENSQSAIS